From Algoriphagus sp. NG3, the proteins below share one genomic window:
- a CDS encoding AGE family epimerase/isomerase, with translation MSSRFYSVLLLSILIACSPPEKEENPKEILANQMEEHLKTEVLDKWYPQAIDTVDGGFLSNFSYNFIPGDKQEKMIVTQSRHLWTNAKASLKYPEVDYYKQGAEQGFIFLRDQMWDYEYGGFHWLVDKQGNQIGDPMKTAYGNAFGIFALAAYYNASKDEAALKLAKEAFYWLENHAHDSINGGYYQHLNPNGTPISRPLETPSTSDLGYKDQNSSIHLLEAFTELYLVWPEPIVKRRLEEILLLIRDQIVTDKGYLTLFLSPEWKPITFVDSTEEIIAAHHLLDHVSFGHDVETGFLMIEASEALGRKNDSTTHKVAKKMIDHALENGWDEAVGGFYDEGYYFRNGYRVTHDTKNWWAQAEGMNALLLMAELYPDDFRNYYGKFEQLWKYTDTYLIDHEHGDWYSGGLDKQPELKTVGKGNIWKGIYHHYRSLDHCIDRLREMSERME, from the coding sequence ATGTCATCAAGGTTTTATTCAGTTCTTCTTCTTTCAATTTTAATTGCCTGCAGTCCTCCAGAAAAAGAAGAGAATCCAAAAGAAATTCTCGCTAATCAGATGGAAGAGCATCTCAAAACCGAGGTGCTTGACAAATGGTACCCTCAAGCTATAGATACCGTAGATGGAGGATTTCTGAGCAATTTCTCCTATAACTTCATTCCTGGAGACAAACAGGAAAAAATGATTGTAACCCAATCCCGCCACCTCTGGACAAACGCCAAAGCTTCCCTAAAGTATCCAGAAGTCGATTACTATAAACAGGGCGCGGAACAGGGCTTTATATTTCTAAGGGACCAAATGTGGGATTATGAATACGGTGGATTTCATTGGCTGGTGGACAAGCAAGGAAACCAGATCGGTGATCCTATGAAAACTGCCTATGGAAATGCGTTTGGGATCTTTGCGCTAGCCGCTTATTACAATGCATCGAAGGATGAAGCTGCTTTGAAACTAGCAAAGGAAGCTTTTTATTGGCTGGAAAACCATGCACATGATTCTATCAACGGGGGATATTATCAGCATTTGAATCCAAATGGCACACCCATTTCCAGACCTCTCGAAACTCCATCGACTTCCGACCTTGGCTACAAAGACCAGAACAGTTCCATCCATTTGCTGGAAGCCTTCACTGAATTATACCTGGTCTGGCCGGAACCAATTGTAAAGAGAAGGCTGGAAGAAATACTGCTGTTGATACGGGATCAAATCGTGACTGATAAGGGATATTTGACGCTTTTTCTTAGTCCAGAATGGAAGCCTATTACGTTTGTGGATTCTACAGAAGAAATTATTGCTGCACATCATCTACTTGATCATGTGTCCTTCGGTCACGACGTGGAGACAGGCTTTTTGATGATAGAAGCCTCAGAGGCTTTAGGCCGGAAAAATGACAGTACCACGCACAAGGTTGCCAAAAAAATGATAGATCATGCCCTGGAAAATGGCTGGGACGAAGCTGTAGGTGGCTTTTATGATGAAGGGTATTATTTCAGAAATGGTTATCGTGTAACACATGACACCAAAAACTGGTGGGCGCAGGCAGAAGGGATGAACGCATTGTTGCTGATGGCTGAGCTTTACCCGGATGACTTTCGCAACTATTACGGAAAGTTTGAACAACTGTGGAAGTACACCGACACTTACCTTATTGACCATGAGCATGGAGATTGGTATTCTGGAGGGCTGGACAAACAACCCGAACTGAAAACCGTTGGAAAAGGAAATATCTGGAAAGGAATCTATCACCATTACAGATCATTGGATCATTGCATAGATCGATTGAGGGAAATGAGTGAGCGTATGGAATAA
- a CDS encoding antitoxin Xre-like helix-turn-helix domain-containing protein produces MTQFTIFDPEVAYNTTDDKFINDVISLIRQGVSFEDFDKFASKSTFSNEEWAAYLHISERTMQRYQKEQKSFDSLQSEKIVEIALLQKRGVEVFGEKSKFQTWLDTPSIALGGLLPKSFLDSSFGITLLKDELTRIEHGVLA; encoded by the coding sequence ATGACTCAATTTACTATTTTTGATCCAGAAGTAGCTTATAACACCACAGACGATAAGTTTATAAATGACGTAATCTCTCTGATTAGGCAAGGTGTTTCTTTTGAGGATTTTGATAAGTTTGCCTCCAAAAGTACATTTTCTAATGAAGAATGGGCGGCGTATTTACATATCTCTGAGCGTACCATGCAGCGATACCAAAAAGAGCAAAAGTCTTTTGACTCCTTACAGTCAGAAAAGATAGTTGAAATTGCGTTACTTCAAAAGCGAGGAGTGGAGGTGTTCGGGGAAAAGTCAAAATTTCAAACTTGGCTTGATACTCCTTCTATAGCTTTGGGCGGTTTACTGCCAAAATCTTTTCTTGATAGCAGTTTTGGGATCACTCTTTTGAAGGACGAGTTGACTAGAATCGAGCATGGTGTTTTAGCATGA